Sequence from the Vicinamibacteria bacterium genome:
CCGCAACCTCCGTGCCACAGCGAGTACAGCGGTTTTGGCCCTATCCGTGCGACCAGGTGCTCCGATGAATGACATTCCAGAAGGAACAATCTACAAAATAGCTTCCGTCAAACAGCTCATTTCGGTCGCCTCACCCAGCATTCGGGGACGATCTCGCGCCCACAGGACCGGTCTAGCTCAATTCCTGGGCCCGAGCTGCGTCGGAAGGCGGCATGATGGTGTAGGCACGCGGGTTGCAGGGGTACGTCTCATCTGCTGCCCCCGTGTCGGCGACGGGGTGAAGCTTCTGGGGCAAAGCGCTCGGTGCCGCGAATCACCATCAAAGGTGAAAGTTGCCCGAACAGGAGCTGGGAAGGGCAGAGCGGTCCGGAAACTAACATGAGCGCAGATCAGTCTGTCTCCCCCGCTGTCCACGGTCAGAAGGGGCCCTTGGCTGCACATCAAGGGACGGAACCGATGGGAGGTGGATTGCCAGGGCGACTTGGGGGTTACGCGATCGGCCTGGGTGCTATCGTCTTTGCCGCCGCCATTGAGCTCGCCCTCGATCCCTTCATCGACACGAAGAGCCCTTTTCTGCTGTTCCTCGCCGCCGTGATGACTGCGGCCTGGTACGGTGGATTCAGACCAGCGCTGGCCACGATGCTGCTCGCGGCTCTGGCGAGTCTGATCTTGCCGCCCCCCTTCTCGTTGTCGCGCGGCTTTCCGGGGAACGCCATCAACCTCGCCCTCTTCCTGATCGAAGGCAGCCTCATCAGCGTCTTCGGCGCTCGGCTCCAAAGGGCCGGCGGCCTGTCCACGGAGCGGGCCCTCGGCCCACTGGGCAACGGCCAGAAATCCGACCGTAGGGCCAAGGAGCTTCAACCGGAGCTCGAGATCCTCAACCGGCTCGGCTTGACGCTGGCGGGCCAGCTCAACATGGAGAGGCTGGTCGAAGCCGTGACCGAGGCCGGTGTCGCAATCACGGGCGCCGCGTTTGGGGCCTTCTTGTACAGAGATGCGTCCGACGGTTGGACCCACTTTGTCTCGGGAGCTTCCCGGGATGCCTTCGTCGACTTTCCCTTGCCTCAAGATGCCGACGCCTTTGGTACACCCTTCCCACCCGAAGTCTCGCGGAGTGACGACCTCACGCGGGATCCCCGCTACGGCCAGAGCTTGCCATTCAAACGGATGCCGCCTGGCCAGTCGCCCGCACGCAGCTATCTTGCGGCACCCGTGCGCTCTGGCTCCGGCAGTTTGCTGGGCGGCCTCTTCTTCGGGCATCCCGATCCCGGAATGTTCCAGGAGCGTGACGAACGCCTGCTGGCCGGCCTCGCGGCCCACGCCGCCATCGCTGCGGATGGCGCGCACCTCTATCGGGAGGCGCAGGAAGCGCGCACGGCGGCCGAGGCAGCAAACCGGGTGAAGGACGAGTTCCTGGCCACCTTATCGCACGAGCTGCGGACGCCACTGACGGCGATCGTCGGGTGGGCGCACCTGCTCCAGCGCGGCAAACTCGCTCCCGCCGAGGTGGCGCAAGCCATAGATACCATCATCCGGAGCGCCACCGCGCAGAACCAGATCATCGATGAGCTCCTCGACGTTTCACGGATCGTCACCGGAAAGCTTCAGCTCGATCTCCGACCCGTGGAGATCGGGGCCGTCGTGAAGGCGGCGGTCGGGACGGTGACGCCCGCGGCCAACGCCAAGCTCATACGTCTCCAGCTCATCCAGGATCCCGCCGGGAGCTACGTCATGGGCGACCCTGAGCGCCTCCAGCAGGTGTTCTGGAACCTCCTCTCCAACGCCATCAAGTTCACTTCGAAGAATGGCCGGGTTCGTGTCAGCGTCGAGTCCGTCGGTTCCCAGGCCGAGATCGTCGTTGTCGACACCGGTCTGGGCATCGACGCTGACTTCCTCCCCCACCTCTTCACCCGCTTTAGTCAGCGAGATTCCTCGAGCACGAGGGCCAACCGCGGCCTGGGCCTGGGGCTCGCGATTGCGCGCCAACTCATTGAGCTGCACGGCGGCAGCATCCACGCGGAGAGTCCCGGGAGCGGCCACGGGTCCACCTTCACGGTGAAGCTCCCCCGATCCCCCCTCACCGCAGCGGCCTCCAGGGAGCGCACCTACTCGCAGGCGGACCGGATCGTAGGACTGGAGGACGCGCCGGACCTAACCGGGCTCCGGGTGCTGATCGTAGAGGACGACGACGATGCCCGCGCGCTCGTGGCAAAGGTGCTCGAAGGTCAGGGCGCCTGCGTAACGGCGGTCTCTTCCGCCCAGCAGGCGCTTGACAAGCTTGAAAAGGAGCCGATGGACGTGCTCCTCAGCGACATCGAGATGCCGGGCACCGACGGCTACCAGCTGATGCGCGAGCTGCGCCGGCGCCCATCCGAGCAGGGCGGCGCTGTTCCCGCGGGGGCCCTGACGGCCTATGCCCGAACCGAGGATCGCCTCCGTGCACTTCGCGCCGGCTTCCAATTACACTTGGCTAAGCCCGTGCAGCCTTCTGAGCTGGTCACCGTCGTGGCCAGCCTGGCGGCCCGCCACCTATGATGGGCGGGACGCCCGCGGAGGGAGCGCGGATTTCCGAGGACACGGTGCGTCTCCCAGAGAGCGACGACGAGCTTAGAGAGTTTCTCGATCAGGCTACGATCGGCTTGCGCTGGATGGGTCCGGAAGGCCGCATACTCTGGGCGAACCGGGCCGAGCTGAAGATGGTCGGGTGCTCCGAGCAGGACTACATTGACCACAACATCGTGGAGTTCTTCGTGGAGCCCGACGCTGCAGCGGACTTGCTCGCCCGGCTCGCGCGCAGGGAGAGGGTCGAAGGCTATCAAGCGCGCCTTCGGGCCAAGAACGGCTCCCCCAAGAGCGTCCTGATCGACGCAAGCGGCCTCTTCCGGGGCGGCCGGTTCGTCCACAGCCGCTGCGTCACCCGCGACATAACGCTCCTCTTGGAGAGGGAGGGGGCCGCGCGGCAGCGGGCAGAGGAGACGAGCCGCTTGAAGGACGAGTTTCTGGCCTTGCTCTCCCACGAGCTGCGGTCACCCCTGGGTACGATCCTCGTATGGCTCGGCCTGCTTCAGGAAGGTGCGTTGCATCCCGCCGAGAGAGAGCGCGCCCTCGGGGTCATCGAGCGCGGCGCGCGCTCCCTGGAGCGCATCATCGAAGACCTGCTCCACGCGTCGCGCATCGCCGCCGGCGGGCTCATGCTCACCCCGCAGCTCGTCGACCTCCGAGGGGTGGTCCGGGTGGCGGTGGACACCGCCTCTGCGGATGCGGCCCTCAAGGGCGTCGTACTCACGCGGTCTTCCGGGGAGATCCCCATCTGGGCAATGGGGGATCCGGGCCGGCTGCAGCAGGCCGTGTCCAATCTGCTATCAAATGCGATCAAGTTCACCCCAACCGGCGGCCGCGTCGAGGTCGGCCTGGACGCCATCGACGGGCAGGCCCGGCTCCGCGTCACCGACACCGGCGAGGGAATGAGTCCTGGGTTCTTGCCATTCGCCTTCGAGCGGTTCCGCCAACAGGACAGTTCGAGCACTCGCGCCCATCACGGCCTCGGCCTGGGTCTCTATGTGGTACGCCACGTCATCGGGCATCATGGTGGTTTGGTGAGCGCGGAGTCCCCCGGCCCGGGGCGGGGCAGCACGTTCACCGTGCTGTTTCCCCTGGCGACACACCAAGGGGGGGATGCGAGCCCGTCGAGCACGAGGGAACCGCCTCAGAGCGAGGCCAGCCTTCCTCCGGCCGGCCTGACGGTTGTGCTCGTCGACGACGATGAGGACGCCCGTGAAGCCCTGAGGCTGATCCTTCAGCAGAATGGCATGCTCGTCACGACCGCGGCTTCCGCGAGAGAGGCGCTCGAGCTTGTCGAACGCCTGCACCCCGACATTCTTCTGAGCGACATCGCGATGCCGGGAGAGGACGGCCTTTCTCTCATCCGCCGTGTGCGCATGCTGCCGGTCGACCGCGGCGGCCAGGTCCCCGCGGCCGCGTTGTCGGCGTACGCCGGGGCGGAAGACCATCGCAAGGCTCTCCAGGCCGGATTCCAGCGGCACATCCCAAAGCCGGTGGACCCTGTCCACCTGCTCGCCGTCATCGCCACCCTGGCCCGAAAGAGTGTGGGCGGCATTGAGGAAGGATAGGATCGCCACGCCCTGGTTGAAGACGTGGATAAGAGCTCACTTCCGACCGAGTTCCTCGGGCGCAAGCTCCAAATCAAGTGCGGCACGCTCCGTCGCCCGACGTCGACGAGCTCGCCTCGCGAGGCGACGTTTAAGGAAGGAGCCCGCGCCTAGCCTCCATCAGCCAGGCCCCGCTGCGGCGACGGGATCAGAAGACGGGCCGCCCCCGACCCTGGATCAGATTGATCAACAGCACAGCCACGGCCAGGAACAGCAGAACATGGATGAGGCCCCCCATCGTGTACGAGCTGACCATCCCCAGAAGCCACATCACGGCGAGAATCACGCAGATTGTCCAGAGCATAGCGCCTCCTCGGCGGAAGCCGCTTACGCGAGCCGGCATCTGTGCAGCAGCAAGCGCTGTGCCACTCAGCCAGCCAGGGTCTTTCGCGGATGGCTGCGGCTGGTCCGCCGTTTGTCATGCAGCCGTCGGCCTGCGATCGAGTCCCTCCCTGTACACTCTACAATCTGCTACCGAGTTGGCCCGTGGATGACGCTTCCCCTCTCCGTCCGCCATTAGACTCCATGGCGCCACCCTCTGCATTAATCGTCGACGACGACCCTGGGTTCCTGCAGGGATTGGCCGAACTCGTCAGGCGCGAGGGCTTCACGGTTGCCAGTGCCCACACCTTGAAGCAAGCCCGCGAGGCGATCGGGACGAATCCTCCCCACATCCTGCTCGTCGACCTTTATTTGCCTGATGGCAGCGGGCTCGATCTTCTGGATGGTCTCGAGCCCGCAACTGCGCCCGAGGTCGTTTTGATCACGGGGCACGCGAGCGTGGAGACCGCCGTGGAGGCCCTTCGCCGCGGCGTCGCTGACTACCTGACGAAGCCCGTCGACTTCGCCCGCGTCAAGATGGCCCTGGGCAACCTGACTCGCACCCTGGAGATGAAGGGCGAGATCGGAACGCTGAGGAGCGAGCTGCGTAAGCTGGGCCGATTCGGGCCGCTCATTGGTGCCTCCACTCCCATGCAGATCATCTACGACCTGATCGCCCGCGTGGCCCGGACCGACGCCAGTGTCCTGATCACGGGTGAGACCGGCACCGGCAAGGAGTTGGTAGCAGAGACCATCCACACCCTGAGCCGCCGGAGCAAGGAAGCGTTCCTTCCCTTGAACTGCGGCGCCGTATCCGCGACCCTGATCGAGAGCGAGCTGTTCGGGCACGAGCGCGGCAGCTTCACCGGCGCCGACCGGATGCATAAGGGGTACTTCGAGCGAGCCCACCGAGGGACCCTGTTTCTCGATGAGATCACGGAGATGCCCACCGATCTCCAGGTCAGACTGCTCCGGGCCCTGGAGGCGTCCGCGGTCACACGGGTAGGAGGAAGCGAGCAAGTCAAGGTTGACGTGCGCATCGTCGCCGCCACGAGCCGCCGGGTCGAGGAAGCGGTTGCGGCGGGCAAGCTGCGGGAGGACCTGTTCTACCGCTTGAACGTTTTCCTCATCCAGCTTCCGGCGCTGCGAGCCCGGGTTGACGATATTGAGCTGCTAGCCGAGCAATTTCTGAGCGAGCTGAACGCGGCCCAGGGGACGGCCAAGCGCCTCACGCGGGCATGCGTAGAGCGGCTCCGCCGGCACAGTTGGCCAGGCAACGTCCGTGAACTGAAGAACGTGATTCACCGCGCCTTCATCCTCGCCGAGGAGGACCTAGGCGTCGACTCTCTCTCCCTCGGGGTTACCGAGGAGACTGGCGCCTCGAGCCTGGTGATGCGGGTGGGGACCCCGATCGCGGAGATGGAGCGACGCCTCATCCTGACGACTATCGATCATTTCGAGGGCGATAAGAAGAAGGCTGCCGATGTCCTCAAGATAAGCCTGAAGACGCTCTACAACCGCCTTAACGAATACAAGACCGACTGACCGTTTTGTCGACGGCCCTTTGTAGATTCGTCTCTCCGGTGACTCCCTCCCGAAGCGGGCGCATTGCCGCAAACCGCTGGCTCATCAGGTTAGCCCTGGGTGATCGTGGCACAAGGGTTGCAGCAATGCCCATTGCGGCTTCGTTCCGCCGCAAAGGCCTCAACACCGATCGCCGGGAGGAGCAGATTGCTTCGCCCCGAGCGACGCGGTATCCGCAGAAGCAAACAAGAAAGCGTGAAGCCAACTCAATGAAGAAGATGTCACTCACCTTCGGATTGGTCGCTGCTCTCATGATCGTCGGCACCGTTGCCGCGCAAGCGGACACCAAGGACGCCTGGCTGAGCACCAAGGCGAAGATCGTTCTGCTCACGATGGACGGCCTCAGTACGACGGCCGTCAAGGTCGACACCGTCGGCGGCAACGTCACGATTCACGGCAAGGTCGGCTCGGCCTCCGACAAGGCAAGGGCCGAGGAGACCATCCGAAAGATGGATGGCGTAAAGGACGTCAAGAACCTGCTGCAGGTCGTAGCCCCCAGCCAGAAGAAGACGGTCGATGCCAAGGACTCTGACGTCAAGGACCGCGTCGAAGCGTCGCTGAAGGCCGCCAAGACCATGGACGACATCAAGGTGGCATCGGTGAACAACGGCGTCGTGCTTCTTTCCGGCAAAACCCAGTCGCTCGGCCAGAAGCTTCTCGCCATCGAGCGCGTCTACACCGTGAACGGCGTGAACCGGGTGGCGAGCGAGATCGAGACCGTCGAGAACTAGGGGGAGTAAAGACCCAACCGGGGCACCTCGCCCGCTGAGGTGTCCCTTCTTTGCTTGTGCCTAAGAGGGGCTCCGACGGGGTAACCCATGCCGGTTGAGGTCGAGCCCGGTTTCGAGCGGGCCGAGGGGCCCTCGGCTCCTCGCTG
This genomic interval carries:
- a CDS encoding ATP-binding protein; protein product: MPGRLGGYAIGLGAIVFAAAIELALDPFIDTKSPFLLFLAAVMTAAWYGGFRPALATMLLAALASLILPPPFSLSRGFPGNAINLALFLIEGSLISVFGARLQRAGGLSTERALGPLGNGQKSDRRAKELQPELEILNRLGLTLAGQLNMERLVEAVTEAGVAITGAAFGAFLYRDASDGWTHFVSGASRDAFVDFPLPQDADAFGTPFPPEVSRSDDLTRDPRYGQSLPFKRMPPGQSPARSYLAAPVRSGSGSLLGGLFFGHPDPGMFQERDERLLAGLAAHAAIAADGAHLYREAQEARTAAEAANRVKDEFLATLSHELRTPLTAIVGWAHLLQRGKLAPAEVAQAIDTIIRSATAQNQIIDELLDVSRIVTGKLQLDLRPVEIGAVVKAAVGTVTPAANAKLIRLQLIQDPAGSYVMGDPERLQQVFWNLLSNAIKFTSKNGRVRVSVESVGSQAEIVVVDTGLGIDADFLPHLFTRFSQRDSSSTRANRGLGLGLAIARQLIELHGGSIHAESPGSGHGSTFTVKLPRSPLTAAASRERTYSQADRIVGLEDAPDLTGLRVLIVEDDDDARALVAKVLEGQGACVTAVSSAQQALDKLEKEPMDVLLSDIEMPGTDGYQLMRELRRRPSEQGGAVPAGALTAYARTEDRLRALRAGFQLHLAKPVQPSELVTVVASLAARHL
- a CDS encoding ATP-binding protein, coding for MMGGTPAEGARISEDTVRLPESDDELREFLDQATIGLRWMGPEGRILWANRAELKMVGCSEQDYIDHNIVEFFVEPDAAADLLARLARRERVEGYQARLRAKNGSPKSVLIDASGLFRGGRFVHSRCVTRDITLLLEREGAARQRAEETSRLKDEFLALLSHELRSPLGTILVWLGLLQEGALHPAERERALGVIERGARSLERIIEDLLHASRIAAGGLMLTPQLVDLRGVVRVAVDTASADAALKGVVLTRSSGEIPIWAMGDPGRLQQAVSNLLSNAIKFTPTGGRVEVGLDAIDGQARLRVTDTGEGMSPGFLPFAFERFRQQDSSSTRAHHGLGLGLYVVRHVIGHHGGLVSAESPGPGRGSTFTVLFPLATHQGGDASPSSTREPPQSEASLPPAGLTVVLVDDDEDAREALRLILQQNGMLVTTAASAREALELVERLHPDILLSDIAMPGEDGLSLIRRVRMLPVDRGGQVPAAALSAYAGAEDHRKALQAGFQRHIPKPVDPVHLLAVIATLARKSVGGIEEG
- a CDS encoding lmo0937 family membrane protein — protein: MLWTICVILAVMWLLGMVSSYTMGGLIHVLLFLAVAVLLINLIQGRGRPVF
- a CDS encoding sigma-54 dependent transcriptional regulator, whose translation is MAPPSALIVDDDPGFLQGLAELVRREGFTVASAHTLKQAREAIGTNPPHILLVDLYLPDGSGLDLLDGLEPATAPEVVLITGHASVETAVEALRRGVADYLTKPVDFARVKMALGNLTRTLEMKGEIGTLRSELRKLGRFGPLIGASTPMQIIYDLIARVARTDASVLITGETGTGKELVAETIHTLSRRSKEAFLPLNCGAVSATLIESELFGHERGSFTGADRMHKGYFERAHRGTLFLDEITEMPTDLQVRLLRALEASAVTRVGGSEQVKVDVRIVAATSRRVEEAVAAGKLREDLFYRLNVFLIQLPALRARVDDIELLAEQFLSELNAAQGTAKRLTRACVERLRRHSWPGNVRELKNVIHRAFILAEEDLGVDSLSLGVTEETGASSLVMRVGTPIAEMERRLILTTIDHFEGDKKKAADVLKISLKTLYNRLNEYKTD
- a CDS encoding BON domain-containing protein, which codes for MPIAASFRRKGLNTDRREEQIASPRATRYPQKQTRKREANSMKKMSLTFGLVAALMIVGTVAAQADTKDAWLSTKAKIVLLTMDGLSTTAVKVDTVGGNVTIHGKVGSASDKARAEETIRKMDGVKDVKNLLQVVAPSQKKTVDAKDSDVKDRVEASLKAAKTMDDIKVASVNNGVVLLSGKTQSLGQKLLAIERVYTVNGVNRVASEIETVEN